Proteins from a single region of Candidatus Binatia bacterium:
- a CDS encoding class I SAM-dependent methyltransferase, giving the protein MLDDPEREGWLPTAAVIELLDVPSGSRVLDFGTGTGRYGVAFAHAHPDVCVVAYDVQPEMLDIVRRRKEELGLENFVAASWEETQARAPYDRIFALNVLHEIDDATLRSLAPLLAPRGDVLIFDWDATIDRPTGPPAEHAHSPAEGWDRIARSGLRCIEGIRDPRIPYHFIVRATRRR; this is encoded by the coding sequence GTGCTCGACGATCCTGAACGAGAAGGCTGGCTTCCGACTGCGGCGGTCATAGAGCTGCTCGACGTTCCCTCGGGCTCGCGGGTTCTCGATTTTGGGACCGGCACGGGGCGCTACGGAGTTGCATTTGCTCATGCGCATCCGGACGTCTGCGTCGTCGCCTATGACGTGCAGCCCGAGATGCTCGACATCGTTCGCCGCCGGAAGGAAGAGTTAGGCCTCGAAAACTTCGTCGCCGCAAGTTGGGAAGAGACGCAGGCGAGAGCACCGTACGACCGCATCTTCGCGCTCAATGTGCTCCACGAAATCGACGACGCTACGCTTCGTTCCCTCGCGCCCCTATTGGCGCCGCGAGGCGACGTCCTGATTTTCGACTGGGATGCAACCATCGACCGCCCAACGGGCCCACCGGCCGAACACGCCCACAGCCCCGCCGAAGGATGGGACCGCATAGCTCGCAGCGGCCTGCGATGCATCGAGGGTATCCGCGATCCGCGTATTCCCTACCACTTCATCGTGAGAGCCACGCGCCGAAGGTAA
- a CDS encoding site-specific integrase: protein MPRVKDADTRALSLEEAGKFFDAARGSGFEAFFHVAALTGARRGELVGLKWDAVDLDSGALTVRTSLASTRAKKAERAAGAAAVILKGTKSGKSRQVPLDRDAVTVLRRVKTAQAAQELAAKPGEYFDLGFVFSDKHGRPLKLDAPTKAFREIADDAELPTEVSLHSLRHSFASWSIASGGDIVAVQRCLGHSVPSTTLNLYSHVVAGGREKAVAAVSDTLRRARAARAAGRK, encoded by the coding sequence GTGCCGAGGGTCAAGGACGCGGACACCCGAGCGCTGTCGCTTGAGGAGGCGGGTAAGTTCTTTGACGCCGCACGAGGCTCGGGCTTCGAAGCCTTCTTCCACGTCGCCGCGTTGACTGGCGCGCGGCGCGGCGAGCTCGTCGGCTTGAAATGGGATGCTGTCGATCTTGACTCTGGAGCGCTGACCGTACGCACGTCGCTCGCATCGACGCGTGCAAAGAAGGCGGAGCGCGCTGCCGGAGCCGCTGCTGTCATCCTGAAAGGCACGAAGTCCGGAAAGAGCCGGCAAGTGCCGCTCGATCGCGACGCCGTTACAGTTCTTAGGCGCGTCAAGACGGCCCAAGCGGCCCAGGAGCTCGCGGCGAAACCCGGGGAGTACTTTGACCTCGGCTTCGTCTTTTCGGACAAGCACGGGCGTCCATTAAAGCTCGACGCGCCTACCAAGGCCTTTCGAGAGATCGCCGATGATGCGGAGCTCCCGACGGAAGTTTCGCTGCACTCGTTGCGCCACTCGTTCGCGTCATGGTCGATCGCGAGCGGCGGCGATATTGTCGCGGTGCAACGCTGCCTTGGGCACTCCGTCCCGAGCACGACGCTGAACCTATATTCGCACGTCGTTGCAGGCGGCCGGGAGAAGGCGGTCGCCGCCGTCAGCGACACGCTTCGGCGGGCGCGAGCGGCACGCGCGGCGGGCAGGAAATGA
- a CDS encoding helix-turn-helix domain-containing protein: MIGELVNFPAELRALRRWVAWRIDVRDGKSSKRPLQLVNDERKWLSLSGACDFVVRGRADGVGFVLGDGIVGIDLDACINVDGTVHAVARDAIETLGTYAEKSPSGRGLHLLVRGAIQEPRKICKRDGVPGREIYDGREGSARFFTVTGERFGSAQQLAEGPQAQAALDALIAKWFVEQANSLEAGDDAHNEQHSLDDDGVLQVMFAAKDGEKWRVIFDGDHSGYPSRSEADLALCRKLRFFTGANRAQMNRLFRRSGLMRPKWNERHGAQTYGHTTIAKAIAKGGPCYAPKSSDKDQNAERRRLAHERSAWARFPLWWVGALQGTGELAFRAVCVIASYADAKTGEAYPSVATLAAHCQVKERTMKAALKKVRAIGILTSIKRPGTSNLYRLARSVPEAITPYARLRKATVSEIITLDAMQHKPTTVSEVITPDAKHRSASQVMESSHPGCWPLGTITDQEPTTVDTGGKTASTFKRSSRRVEGLAPLLPEPSISLSPSARALRDDMLRGPVGRLFLENGAV, translated from the coding sequence TTGATCGGCGAACTTGTCAACTTCCCTGCCGAGCTCAGGGCCCTACGCCGATGGGTGGCGTGGCGTATTGACGTCCGCGACGGCAAGAGTAGCAAAAGGCCGCTACAACTCGTAAACGACGAGCGAAAATGGCTTTCTCTCTCCGGAGCGTGTGACTTCGTCGTTCGCGGTCGCGCGGACGGTGTAGGCTTCGTTCTGGGCGACGGGATCGTCGGCATAGACCTCGACGCCTGCATCAATGTCGATGGCACAGTGCATGCCGTAGCACGCGACGCGATCGAGACGCTCGGCACCTACGCCGAAAAAAGCCCGAGCGGACGCGGCTTGCACCTCCTCGTTCGGGGGGCCATACAAGAGCCACGCAAGATTTGCAAGCGCGACGGCGTTCCCGGCCGCGAAATTTACGACGGTCGCGAAGGGTCCGCGCGGTTCTTCACCGTCACTGGTGAGCGCTTCGGGAGCGCACAGCAGCTCGCGGAGGGGCCACAAGCGCAAGCTGCACTTGATGCCCTGATCGCCAAGTGGTTCGTCGAACAAGCGAACTCGCTCGAGGCCGGCGACGACGCCCACAACGAGCAGCACTCGCTTGACGACGACGGGGTGCTTCAGGTCATGTTCGCGGCGAAGGACGGAGAAAAGTGGCGCGTGATTTTCGACGGCGACCATTCCGGGTATCCGTCGCGTAGCGAGGCAGACCTCGCGCTCTGTCGCAAGCTCCGGTTCTTTACGGGCGCAAACCGTGCGCAAATGAACAGACTGTTCCGTCGCTCTGGCCTCATGCGCCCGAAGTGGAACGAACGCCACGGAGCGCAAACGTATGGCCACACTACGATTGCAAAGGCTATCGCGAAGGGTGGTCCATGCTACGCTCCTAAGAGCTCCGACAAAGACCAGAACGCAGAGCGACGGCGCCTCGCCCATGAGCGTAGCGCCTGGGCCAGGTTCCCCCTCTGGTGGGTGGGCGCGCTCCAAGGAACAGGAGAACTTGCGTTTCGGGCCGTCTGCGTCATCGCCAGCTACGCAGACGCAAAGACTGGCGAGGCTTACCCAAGTGTCGCAACACTTGCAGCTCATTGTCAGGTTAAAGAACGCACGATGAAAGCGGCGCTCAAGAAGGTTCGGGCAATAGGGATCCTTACCAGTATAAAGAGGCCGGGGACTTCGAACCTCTATCGGTTAGCGCGAAGCGTACCTGAAGCCATCACCCCCTATGCCCGGCTGCGAAAAGCGACAGTGTCCGAGATCATCACCCTCGATGCTATGCAGCACAAGCCGACGACGGTGTCGGAGGTCATCACTCCCGATGCAAAGCACCGTTCGGCATCGCAGGTGATGGAATCTAGTCATCCAGGGTGCTGGCCACTAGGTACGATAACCGACCAGGAACCTACCACCGTAGACACAGGGGGGAAGACTGCGAGTACATTCAAGCGATCAAGTCGTCGTGTAGAGGGGCTGGCGCCCTTGCTTCCAGAACCCAGTATCTCCCTTTCCCCGAGTGCAAGGGCTCTGCGCGACGACATGCTTCGCGGCCCTGTTGGTAGACTTTTCCTTGAGAACGGCGCAGTATAG
- a CDS encoding site-specific integrase: MTTALVSVEQTPSNRSLAHLEDLRERAQGFAEASSAKSTRRAYHGDYRHFREWCGAHGVVVLPALPASVALYLSELARTYKVATIARRIAAISQEHRKAGLRTPFTHPRVVEVWEGIRRTLGVTQARKDAILTADLRRMLEPLTDTTIDIRDRALLLLGFAGAFRRSELVALDVVDVRIVTNGLEVILRRSKTDQEREGRLIGIPYGSNLVTCPVRSVQGWLDRSAIVDGPLFRAVDRGGNIASTPLSDQTVALIVKRRAQRAGFDPTRFGGHSLRAGFATSAALAGADALEISRQTGHRSLSMVARYTRPATIWQMNAAHRVGL, encoded by the coding sequence GTGACAACTGCGCTGGTTTCCGTCGAGCAGACGCCATCAAACCGGTCGTTGGCGCATCTCGAGGATCTGCGCGAGCGGGCGCAGGGCTTCGCCGAGGCATCGAGCGCTAAGAGTACACGGCGTGCGTATCACGGCGATTACCGACACTTCCGAGAGTGGTGCGGTGCGCACGGCGTTGTGGTGCTTCCGGCACTGCCGGCGTCGGTCGCGCTCTACCTCTCCGAGCTTGCTCGGACCTACAAGGTTGCGACGATCGCCCGGCGCATCGCTGCGATCAGCCAGGAGCACCGAAAAGCGGGGCTTCGCACCCCGTTTACGCACCCGCGAGTGGTCGAGGTCTGGGAGGGCATTCGCCGCACGCTGGGCGTCACGCAAGCCCGTAAAGATGCGATTCTCACCGCTGACCTGCGGCGGATGCTCGAGCCGTTGACCGATACGACGATCGACATCCGCGATCGCGCGCTGCTGTTGCTCGGATTCGCCGGGGCGTTTCGTCGGTCGGAGCTGGTCGCACTCGATGTCGTGGACGTCCGAATCGTCACCAATGGCCTCGAGGTTATCCTCCGACGCTCGAAGACCGATCAGGAGCGCGAAGGCCGCCTGATCGGCATTCCGTACGGCTCGAATCTCGTAACGTGCCCCGTACGTTCGGTCCAAGGGTGGCTCGACCGGTCGGCGATCGTCGATGGACCGCTCTTCCGCGCTGTCGATCGAGGCGGCAACATAGCGTCGACGCCATTATCGGACCAGACGGTCGCGTTGATCGTCAAGCGTCGTGCGCAACGCGCTGGTTTCGATCCGACACGCTTCGGTGGTCACTCGCTCCGCGCTGGCTTTGCGACGTCGGCCGCGCTCGCGGGTGCGGACGCGCTGGAAATTTCGCGCCAGACCGGCCACAGGAGCCTTTCGATGGTTGCGCGCTACACGAGACCGGCGACTATCTGGCAAATGAACGCCGCGCACCGGGTTGGTCTATGA
- a CDS encoding DEAD/DEAH box helicase family protein translates to MPGVVIENPILNSPYEEPKRHWKFGDDGITDEVVEGRRVSSYFIPIPPPKKKNKQLALETSWTAEREKPNELINQIRQRVAEWRIGGYQGVTATTRALLEYWTDPHRERRLFFCQIEALETAIYLAEVADRYGQAWIGKELRGSNATANPGIDRTAVKMATGSGKTVVMAMLIAWHALNKIAQPQNKEFSDAFLIVTPGITVRDRLRVLLPNDPNNYYLERDIVRPDQLDMLQQAKIVITNYHAFGLRDRAEFAATSLTKKVLAGPDGDISRFKETPAEMVRRVLRDLGIKKSLIVINDEAHHCYREKPESEEEQLAADERVEASQNREAARVWLTGLEAVGNKLDIRACYDLSATPFFLRGSGYREGTLFPWVISDFSLIDAIECGIVKIPRVPVSDNRVVGAMPTYRDLWLQVRDDLPKRSAKSLQEGAEPHLPAKLEGALRSLYEHYEKAYRLWATRGIGTPPVFIVVCSNTAVSKLVYDYVAGWEKALPNGGTVVVPGQLPIFSNEADGLWGTRPNSLLIDSAQIDSGAGMDESFRRAAKNEIEEFKNEYRRRFPDRSADEITNEDLLREVLNTIGKPDRLGESIKCVVSVSMLTEGWDANTVTHILGVRAFGTQLLCEQVVGRGLRRMSYDVGTDGMFSPEYADVYGVPFSFIPTAGSTVAPALPKQLYRVRALPERTSLTIEYPRVVGYRYELPPERVMARFSDDSLLTLTTDMLPTETRLDPIVGESNVTNLDGLKAMRLQHIAFVVARRVLATHFGDAIGTDKPWLFPQMLEIAKRWMRECLVCRDDTFPQLLALQELTLAASERIYRAVVAGAAGEKRLLPLLRPYETIGSTANVGFDTSKSVYTTKNSPLNYVVLDSDWEAKVAEALESMGEVVSYVKNDDRVGFRIPYTDGGAPHDYIPDFLIRWRAADGNEVMVIAEVTGERKKAKAAKIETAEQLWVPAINNLGQFGRWRFVEITDPNDSKRLLRTKLASLREAVVS, encoded by the coding sequence ATGCCGGGCGTCGTTATCGAGAACCCAATTCTTAACTCTCCATATGAAGAGCCGAAACGGCATTGGAAATTCGGCGACGATGGGATCACCGACGAAGTCGTCGAGGGGCGCCGCGTAAGCTCGTACTTCATTCCAATACCGCCGCCGAAAAAGAAGAATAAGCAACTCGCGCTGGAGACCAGCTGGACGGCTGAACGCGAGAAGCCCAACGAACTCATTAATCAGATTCGCCAACGCGTAGCCGAATGGCGCATTGGGGGCTATCAGGGAGTCACCGCAACCACGCGGGCGCTGCTTGAATACTGGACAGATCCGCACCGAGAGAGGCGTTTGTTTTTCTGCCAGATCGAGGCGCTAGAGACCGCTATCTATCTCGCGGAAGTGGCCGACCGCTACGGACAAGCGTGGATTGGCAAGGAGCTGCGTGGCTCCAATGCTACGGCGAATCCCGGTATCGATCGCACCGCCGTTAAGATGGCGACGGGCTCAGGCAAGACAGTAGTGATGGCGATGCTTATCGCGTGGCACGCGCTCAACAAAATCGCTCAGCCCCAGAACAAGGAGTTCTCCGACGCCTTTCTGATTGTCACGCCTGGCATCACGGTGCGCGACCGCCTACGCGTCCTACTGCCCAACGATCCGAACAACTACTACCTAGAACGCGATATCGTTCGACCCGATCAGCTCGACATGCTTCAGCAAGCCAAGATCGTTATAACCAACTATCACGCCTTCGGACTACGCGACCGCGCTGAGTTCGCTGCGACATCACTTACGAAGAAGGTCCTAGCCGGCCCCGACGGCGACATTAGCCGCTTCAAAGAAACGCCGGCCGAGATGGTCCGCCGCGTGCTACGCGATTTGGGAATAAAGAAAAGCCTCATCGTCATCAACGACGAGGCGCATCATTGCTATCGCGAAAAGCCCGAGAGCGAGGAAGAGCAACTCGCCGCCGACGAGCGAGTCGAGGCGAGCCAGAACCGCGAGGCGGCGCGCGTCTGGCTCACCGGACTCGAAGCGGTCGGAAACAAGCTCGACATTCGGGCCTGCTATGACCTCTCGGCGACGCCTTTCTTCCTGCGGGGCTCCGGCTATCGCGAGGGAACGCTGTTTCCGTGGGTTATATCCGATTTCTCGCTCATCGATGCTATCGAGTGCGGGATCGTCAAGATTCCACGCGTTCCTGTTTCGGATAACCGAGTCGTTGGCGCGATGCCGACGTATCGCGATCTATGGTTGCAAGTCCGCGACGACCTGCCGAAGAGAAGCGCCAAATCGCTACAGGAGGGCGCTGAGCCGCACCTTCCAGCGAAACTAGAGGGTGCGCTCCGCAGTTTGTACGAGCACTACGAAAAGGCGTATCGTCTGTGGGCTACTCGTGGCATCGGAACACCGCCGGTCTTCATCGTGGTGTGCAGCAACACGGCCGTTTCAAAACTCGTCTACGATTATGTCGCTGGCTGGGAGAAGGCGCTTCCGAACGGTGGGACGGTCGTCGTGCCGGGACAGCTTCCAATTTTTAGCAACGAGGCCGATGGCCTTTGGGGCACTCGCCCGAATTCGCTGCTCATCGACTCAGCGCAAATCGACTCCGGCGCCGGCATGGATGAGAGCTTCAGGCGCGCCGCCAAGAACGAGATCGAGGAGTTCAAAAACGAATACCGCCGCCGCTTTCCCGACCGGAGCGCTGACGAGATTACCAATGAAGACCTGCTGCGCGAGGTGCTCAACACGATCGGCAAGCCCGACCGCCTCGGCGAATCGATCAAATGCGTCGTTTCGGTCTCGATGCTCACCGAAGGCTGGGACGCCAACACCGTAACGCACATCCTTGGCGTACGCGCCTTCGGGACCCAGCTGTTATGTGAGCAGGTCGTCGGCCGTGGCCTTAGACGCATGAGCTACGACGTTGGCACGGACGGAATGTTCTCTCCTGAGTACGCCGACGTGTACGGCGTGCCGTTCTCCTTCATTCCGACAGCCGGATCGACAGTCGCCCCCGCGTTGCCTAAGCAACTTTATCGTGTGAGGGCGCTTCCGGAACGTACCTCGTTGACGATCGAGTATCCGCGCGTCGTCGGCTACCGGTATGAGCTACCTCCCGAACGAGTCATGGCACGCTTCAGCGATGATTCTCTGCTCACACTTACAACCGACATGCTCCCGACAGAGACTCGTCTTGATCCGATCGTGGGCGAGTCGAACGTAACTAATCTCGACGGGCTTAAGGCGATGCGCCTCCAGCACATCGCGTTCGTCGTTGCTCGGCGCGTCCTCGCAACGCACTTTGGCGATGCGATAGGTACCGACAAGCCGTGGCTCTTTCCGCAGATGTTGGAGATCGCGAAGCGCTGGATGCGAGAGTGCCTTGTGTGCAGAGACGACACATTTCCGCAGCTCCTGGCGCTGCAAGAGCTGACGCTGGCAGCATCGGAGCGCATCTATCGTGCCGTCGTGGCGGGCGCAGCGGGAGAGAAACGACTGCTCCCGCTGCTGCGCCCGTATGAGACAATTGGCAGCACCGCTAATGTGGGTTTCGACACGAGCAAGAGTGTCTACACGACGAAGAATAGTCCCCTCAACTATGTCGTGCTCGACAGCGATTGGGAGGCGAAAGTCGCGGAGGCGCTCGAAAGCATGGGCGAGGTGGTCTCGTACGTCAAGAACGACGATCGAGTCGGGTTCCGTATTCCGTACACGGACGGCGGAGCACCGCATGACTACATTCCTGACTTTCTCATTCGCTGGCGCGCGGCCGACGGGAACGAAGTGATGGTAATCGCAGAGGTAACGGGCGAGCGCAAGAAGGCGAAGGCCGCCAAGATCGAGACGGCCGAGCAGCTATGGGTGCCGGCGATCAACAATCTCGGTCAGTTCGGGCGCTGGCGTTTCGTAGAAATCACCGATCCCAATGATTCAAAGCGTTTACTCCGGACCAAGCTCGCGTCACTACGGGAGGCTGTTGTCAGTTAG
- a CDS encoding site-specific DNA-methyltransferase, giving the protein MNIPTAELESMAEQRDGAAKALLYPRDPSLDPQLVWRGKDEQDQADLAVPLVPLFIQEQISPRAIIEELRKRTEESVGPGLFDNFNGLSFEQRVDFYQHRRKWSNRMILGDSLMVMASLAEKEGLKGKVQMIYLDPPYGIKFGSNWQVSTRKRDVRDGRADDATRQPEQVRAFRDTWELGIHSYLSYLRDRVTIARDLLTDSGSIFIQIGDANVHLVRSVLDEVFGSGNFVSVITVQKMAGLSAEFINGAADYIVWYVRNRETAKYRQLFQDKLLGVGHGSGARYDQIISPSGERRRAPKIASDLNKMLSEGWEPCQLTTLTTFGSGGSSFFPFDFQGKTYFPATGKGWLTTLNGMRRLDVAHRIMSSGATIRYLRLLNDFPSYELNNVWTDIASPPDVVYAVQTSPRLVQRCMLMCSDPGDLVLDPTCGSGTTAFVAEQWGRRWITIDTSRVALALARTRLMSARFPFYILADSPEGVRKEHQLAKTIPPDPLPAMNCDVDKGFIYEQVPHVTLKSIANNPDIREAMTREEIRTAIARHAETELLYDKPYEEKDIVRVSGPFTVESLSPHRMLPAADGVRDPEPDPAPDSERFISRILDNLRKAGVQNTVKGERLDFASIELWPGAYIQAVGDYNEADKAKRAAICIGPEYGTVGPELIREAAKEASKICDLLIVCGFAFEAIVGEESSKLGRMQVLRAKMNPDLSMGDELLKKTGAGNLFMVFGEPDIEIRKEGTGEYVAQIRGLDIYDPTTGAVKSHDTDDIACWFIDTNYDEESFFVRHAYFVGAGDPYEKLRKALRADIDESAWQTLYRTTSRPFKKPSTGKIAIKVINHYGDEVLKAYAIS; this is encoded by the coding sequence GTGAATATTCCAACCGCGGAGTTGGAGTCGATGGCAGAACAGCGAGACGGCGCCGCGAAGGCGCTGCTCTATCCGCGTGACCCTTCCCTAGATCCACAACTCGTCTGGCGGGGCAAAGACGAACAGGATCAAGCGGACCTGGCGGTGCCGCTGGTTCCGCTATTCATTCAAGAGCAGATTTCACCCCGCGCGATCATCGAGGAACTGCGCAAGCGCACTGAGGAGTCCGTTGGGCCTGGGCTTTTCGACAATTTCAATGGCTTGAGTTTCGAGCAACGCGTCGACTTCTACCAGCACCGGCGCAAGTGGTCAAACCGAATGATCCTCGGTGACTCGCTAATGGTCATGGCATCACTTGCCGAAAAGGAAGGTCTCAAAGGCAAGGTCCAGATGATTTACTTGGACCCGCCGTACGGCATCAAGTTCGGCTCAAACTGGCAAGTGTCGACCCGCAAGCGGGATGTTAGAGATGGCAGGGCAGATGACGCCACTAGGCAACCGGAACAGGTCCGAGCCTTCAGGGATACCTGGGAACTGGGCATCCATTCCTATCTCTCGTACCTTCGGGATAGGGTAACTATCGCGCGAGATCTGTTGACAGACAGTGGTTCCATTTTCATCCAAATAGGCGACGCAAACGTGCATCTTGTACGAAGTGTTCTGGATGAGGTCTTCGGTTCAGGAAACTTTGTTAGTGTGATTACTGTACAGAAGATGGCCGGCTTATCGGCCGAATTTATCAACGGCGCGGCAGACTACATTGTCTGGTACGTTCGGAACAGAGAAACCGCTAAATATCGGCAACTGTTTCAAGACAAACTTCTGGGCGTTGGCCATGGTTCCGGTGCGCGATACGACCAAATCATATCGCCTTCTGGCGAAAGGCGGAGGGCTCCAAAAATCGCATCGGACTTAAACAAGATGCTCTCTGAGGGGTGGGAGCCCTGCCAGCTAACTACGTTGACGACGTTTGGCTCGGGTGGATCGTCGTTTTTCCCGTTCGACTTTCAAGGAAAAACCTACTTTCCGGCTACAGGCAAGGGTTGGCTCACCACCCTTAACGGGATGCGTCGGCTGGATGTGGCGCACCGTATCATGTCGTCCGGCGCGACCATAAGGTATCTACGACTGTTAAACGATTTTCCAAGTTACGAACTGAACAATGTATGGACCGACATTGCGAGCCCGCCCGATGTTGTCTACGCCGTGCAGACCAGCCCACGTCTCGTCCAACGCTGTATGTTAATGTGCTCGGATCCTGGTGATCTCGTTCTCGACCCAACTTGCGGCAGCGGTACTACCGCGTTTGTCGCCGAGCAGTGGGGTCGCCGATGGATCACCATTGATACAAGTCGCGTCGCCCTGGCCTTAGCTCGAACGCGCTTGATGTCGGCAAGGTTCCCTTTCTACATATTGGCCGACTCGCCGGAGGGCGTCCGCAAAGAGCACCAACTGGCAAAGACAATTCCTCCCGATCCACTTCCAGCGATGAACTGCGATGTCGACAAGGGCTTCATCTACGAACAAGTCCCGCACGTGACGCTTAAGTCGATTGCCAACAACCCGGATATTCGAGAAGCGATGACGCGGGAGGAAATCCGTACGGCAATTGCGCGCCACGCCGAAACTGAACTGCTCTACGACAAGCCTTACGAAGAGAAGGACATCGTTCGCGTCTCGGGCCCGTTTACGGTTGAGAGCCTCTCCCCGCACCGCATGCTTCCAGCCGCCGACGGCGTTCGTGACCCAGAGCCGGATCCTGCACCCGACTCGGAGCGCTTCATATCGCGCATCCTTGACAACCTGCGTAAAGCGGGCGTACAAAATACTGTCAAGGGAGAGCGCCTGGACTTCGCTTCAATCGAGCTCTGGCCTGGCGCGTACATCCAGGCAGTTGGGGATTACAACGAGGCCGACAAGGCGAAGCGCGCCGCGATTTGTATAGGTCCCGAATACGGCACGGTGGGCCCTGAGCTGATCCGCGAAGCCGCGAAGGAGGCGTCGAAGATATGCGATTTGCTAATAGTTTGCGGCTTTGCGTTTGAAGCGATCGTTGGCGAGGAGTCGTCGAAGTTGGGCCGCATGCAGGTCTTGCGAGCCAAGATGAACCCTGACCTCTCGATGGGCGACGAACTCCTCAAGAAGACCGGTGCAGGCAATCTTTTCATGGTCTTCGGCGAGCCCGACATTGAGATTCGCAAAGAGGGTACAGGCGAGTACGTCGCACAGATTCGCGGCCTCGACATCTACGATCCCACTACTGGCGCCGTGAAGAGCCACGACACGGATGATATCGCCTGCTGGTTTATCGACACCAACTACGACGAAGAGAGTTTCTTCGTTCGCCATGCCTATTTCGTTGGCGCGGGCGATCCCTACGAGAAGCTCCGCAAGGCGCTGCGCGCGGATATCGACGAATCAGCATGGCAGACGCTCTACCGCACAACGAGCCGCCCATTCAAAAAACCGTCAACCGGTAAGATTGCCATCAAAGTCATCAACCACTATGGCGATGAAGTGCTAAAGGCGTACGCCATCTCGTAG
- a CDS encoding toll/interleukin-1 receptor domain-containing protein, whose translation MQAVEMKHQPLQLIIFRGDDVEIAPYEEALVRALQGGKDAGSYLATGDDLGIQLRLFSNAPKFSPAESLSGFCHTVVLVFIDRTLIKKASKKFWNWIRKYYREVQASSDRCTLVPFALEEQSARAFTEKAGDLQYAQVVIASSFGEPAVRPAIAALNALHHCRMQLSNSIGTIANNPATNLTLFISHAKADGLPLAQALLHQIAALGLTTFYDAKDIPAGSFWPEELERGVGNSVIIILRTNIYESRPWCQQEVKWADEYATPAVLVDARTSLTYGATTLPLDRAPSVRIPDGNLFRILFVALRESLRFMLFVVRVTQMKRNGDLSEDCEVKAFSFQPSMAALLRACNSLATSAAPQKMIIYPDPPLRAGLYEAANALVNEAAPGTKLVTPETISAMGA comes from the coding sequence ATGCAGGCCGTCGAAATGAAACATCAGCCGTTACAACTTATTATTTTTCGCGGCGATGACGTTGAGATAGCTCCCTACGAGGAGGCGCTTGTCCGGGCGCTCCAAGGTGGTAAGGATGCGGGTTCCTACCTCGCCACTGGAGACGACCTTGGGATTCAACTCAGACTCTTTTCTAACGCACCTAAATTTTCTCCAGCCGAATCCCTTAGTGGGTTTTGCCATACGGTCGTCCTGGTGTTCATCGATCGTACGCTAATTAAGAAAGCTAGTAAGAAGTTTTGGAATTGGATCAGGAAGTACTACCGTGAGGTTCAAGCTTCGAGCGACCGATGCACGTTAGTGCCCTTCGCACTCGAGGAGCAATCTGCGCGAGCTTTTACTGAGAAGGCAGGCGACCTTCAGTATGCGCAGGTAGTCATAGCGTCTTCCTTTGGTGAGCCGGCAGTTCGGCCGGCAATAGCGGCATTGAATGCCTTGCACCACTGTAGAATGCAGCTGTCTAACTCTATTGGAACAATTGCTAACAATCCGGCAACGAACCTTACGCTCTTCATCAGCCATGCAAAAGCGGATGGACTGCCCCTCGCACAGGCGCTTCTTCACCAAATTGCTGCTCTTGGACTGACGACTTTTTACGATGCGAAGGATATCCCAGCCGGATCATTTTGGCCCGAGGAATTAGAGCGCGGTGTCGGCAATTCGGTAATCATAATCTTGAGAACCAACATTTACGAGAGCCGCCCGTGGTGTCAGCAGGAGGTAAAGTGGGCAGACGAATACGCGACGCCAGCTGTCTTAGTGGATGCACGTACGTCTCTCACCTACGGAGCAACCACCCTCCCGCTAGATCGAGCCCCGTCTGTCCGAATTCCTGATGGGAACCTCTTTCGCATCCTGTTCGTCGCACTGCGCGAAAGCCTACGATTCATGCTCTTCGTCGTGCGCGTTACCCAGATGAAACGAAATGGCGATTTATCCGAAGACTGCGAAGTCAAGGCCTTCTCTTTTCAGCCCAGCATGGCAGCATTGCTGCGCGCTTGCAACAGCCTCGCAACGAGCGCGGCACCACAGAAAATGATTATATATCCTGATCCTCCGCTGCGAGCCGGCCTTTATGAGGCTGCAAATGCCCTTGTAAACGAAGCAGCTCCTGGCACAAAGTTGGTAACTCCGGAGACCATTTCTGCGATGGGCGCTTAG